AGGGCGGGCTGGTCGGGGCGGATGCCGCCGGCGTTGGAGAACAGCTCGGGTTGACGTTCGGCGTCGATCACCGCCTGGTACGTCGACGCGGCCGCCAGGCCGTTGCGATCGCGGAACACCGGTTGGTTGGCCCGCATCCACCGGTACGCGGCCCGCGCCTCGCGGCTGGCGTAGAAGTTGCCGTCGGCCAGATCCACGTCCGGAGCTTCAGTCATCGCGATCCTCCGCACTACAGTGGGCGATATGCCCGTCTCGCAACACACCATCGCCGGCACGGTGCTCACCATGCCGGTGCGCATTCGCACCGCCAACCTGCATTCCGCGATGTTCTCGGTGCCCGCCGACCCAGCGCAGCGCCTCATCGACTACAGCGGGCTGCGGGTGTGCGAATACCTGCCCGGTAAGGCAATCGTGATGCAGATGCTGGTGCGCTACGTCGACGGGGATTTGGGGCGATACCACGAGTACGGCACCGCGATCATGGTGAACCCGCCCGGCACCCAACGCCGCGGGCCCAGAGCCCTCACCCGAGCCGCCGCGTTCATCCATCATCTGCCGGTAGATCAGGTGTTCACGCTTGAGGCCGGGCGCACCATCTGGGGCTTCCCGAAGATCATGGCGGACTTCAACGTCACCGACGGCCGGAGGTTCGGCTTCGACGTCAGCGCCGACGGACGGTTGATCGCCGGGATCGAGTTCAGCACCGGCCTGCCGGTGCCGACCCTCGGGTGGCAAATGTTGAAGACCTACTCCCACCATGACGGCGTAACTCGCGAGATTCCCTGGGAAATGAAAGTCTCGGGCCTGCGCGCCCGGCTCGGCGGCGCCCGACTGCGGTTGGGAGACCATCCCTACGCCAAAGAACTGGCATCGCTGGGCCTGCCGAAGCGGGCTCTGTTGTCCCAGTCGGCGGCCAACGTAGAAATGACCTTCGGCGACGGTCACCCGATCTGAACCGCAAGAAAGCGAAGCCATCAGCCCAATCTAGAACGCGTTCTAGCCCGCTGGCAAGGATCGATCAGACCAGGGCGGCAAGGTCGCGGACCTGCTCTGCGCTGCCGGCGGTCACCACCATCATGGTGACCCCGGCGGCCTCCCAGACGGCCATCTGCTTACGCACGTGGTCGATGTCACCGACGATCACGGCGTCGTCGACGAGCTCGTCCGGGATGATCTCGGCGGCCTCGTCCTTGCGGCCAGACCGAAATAACTTGGTGACCTCATCGACCACTTGCGTGTACCCCATCCGGCGATAGACGTCGGCGTGGAAGTTGGTCTCTTCGGCGCCCATCCCGCCCATGTAGAGCGCCAGGAACGGCTTGATTCCGGCAAACGCGGCCGCCCGATCGTCGGTGATGACCACCTGCGCCGTCGCGCAGATCTCGAAGTCCTCGCGGCTACGCCGGGCGCCGGGCCGGGCGAATCCTTCGTCGAGCCATTCGTTGTACATGCCGGCCATGCGTGGCGAATAGAAGATGGGCAGCCAGCCATCGCAGATCTCGGCGGCCAGCGCGACGTTCTTGGGCCCCTCGGCCCCCAGCATGATTGGTATGTCGGCGCGCAGCGGATGGGTGATGGGTTTGAGCGCTTTGCCCAGACCTGTCGTGCCCTCCCCCGTCAGTGGCAGCCGGTAGTGCGGCCCGGCGCTGGTCACCGGCGATTCTCGGGCCCACACCTGGCGCACGATGTCGATGTATTCGCGGGTGCGAGCCAGCGGCTTGGGAAACCGCTGCCCGTACCAACCCTCGACCACCTGCGGACCGGACACGCCGAGCCCGAGAATGTGCCGGCCACCGGACAGATGGTCCAGTGTCAGCGCGGCCATCGCACAGGCCGTTGGTGTGCGCGCGGACAGCTGGATCACCGACGTACCCAGCCGCACCCGTTGCGTCGACGAGCCCCACCAGGCCAGCGGCGTGTAGGCGTCGGACCCCCACGCCTCGGCGGTGAACACCGTGTCAAAACCCGCATCCTCGGCCGCGGCGACGAGTTCCGCATGGTTCTGCGGCGGCTGCGCGCCCCAATACCCCAGCTGTAGTCCGAGCTTCATCCCTGCCTCCACGACGCCCTTCAGGAGGGCAATGTTGAAACCGTTGTTAGAACCTGTTCTACTCGACAGGCGTGACAGCCAGCTCGAGCGGCCCGGCGCTGATCGATCACTCTGAGCCGCCCCTTTCCGCGCCCCTCACGTTGTCCTTCGACTACACCCGTTCGGTGGGGCCCACGTTAAGCAGGTTTTTCACCGCCTTGCGTGCACGCCGCATTGTCGGGGTGCGCGGATCCGACGGCCGAGTCCATGTGCCGCCGGTGGAATATGACCCGGTTACCTACGAACCCCTGAGCGAAATGGTACCGGTGTCCAGCGTCGGCACCGTCGCGTCCTGGACCTGGCAACCCGAGCCGCTAGCCGGCCAGCCCCTGGACCGGCCGTTCGCCTGGGCGCTGATCAAGCTCGACGGCGCCGACACCTTGCTGATGCACGCCGTTGATGTGGGAACCGCCGGCCCTTCCGCCATCCACACCGGCGCCCGGGTGCACGCGCATTGGGCCGACCAACCGGTGGGCGCCATCACCGATATCGCCTGCTTTGCGCTCGGCGAGACCGCAGAACCGGTGGCGGCTCACAAGACCGAGGATGCGCGGGACCCGGTCACCATGATCGTCACGCCGATCCAGCTGGAAATTCAGCACACCGCCTCGCACGAGGAGAGTGCGTATCTGCGCGCCATCGCCCAGGGCAAGCTCGTGGGCGCCAGAACCGGAAAGACCGGCAAGGTATACTTCCCGCCGCATGGCGCCGACCCGGCCACCGGGAAACCCACCTCCGAGTTTGTCGAGCTGCCCGACAAGGGCACGGTGACGACGTTCGCGATCGTCAACATCCCGTTCCTGGGCCAGCGAATCAAGCCGCCCTATGTGGCGGCCTACGTGTTGCTCGACGGCGCCGACATCCCGTTTTTGCATTTGGTTTCCGACGTCGACGCGCACCAGGTGCGGATGGGCATGCGCGTCGAGGCGGTGTGGAAGCCGCGGGAGCGGTGGGGACTGGGCATCGACAACATCGAGTACTTCCGCCCCACCGGCGAACCGGATGCCAACTACGACACCTACAAGCACCACCTGTAAAGGGCCCACCAACCAATGAGCGTTCGCGATATTGCCGTTGTCGGCTTCGCCCACGCCCCGCACGTGCGCCGCACCGACGGCACTACCAACGGCGTCGAGATGCTGATGCCGTGCTTCGCCCAGCTATACGACGAGCTGGGCATCACCAAGGCCGACATCGGATTCTGGTGTTCGGGTTCGTCGGATTACCTGGCTGGACGAGCATTTTCGTTCATCTCCGCGATCGACTCCATCGGAGCCGTACCGCCGATCAACGAATCGCACGTCGAGATGGACGCCGCCTGGGCACTGTATGAGGCCTACATCAAACTGCTGACCGGCGAGGTCGACACCGCGCTGGTGTACGGCTTCGGGAAGTCCTCGGCCGGAACGCTGCGCCGTGTGCTGTCCCGCCAGACCGACCCGTACACCGTCGCGCCGCTGTGGCCGGATTCGGTATCGATGGCGGGACTACAGGCGCGGTTGGGGCTGGACTCCGGCAAGTGGACCCACGAGCAGATGGCGCGAGTGGCGTTCGATTCCTTCACCAACGCTCGCCGGGTGGATTCCGTGGAGCCGCCGATCACCGTCGGGGAACTGCTGGCACGGCCGTTTTTTGCCGATCCGCTGCGGCGCCACGACATTGCGCCGATTACCGACGGTGCCGCCGCGGTCGTGCTCGCGGCCGACAACCGCGCCCGAGAACTGCGCGAAAATCCGGCGTGGATCACCGGAATCGAACATCGCATCGAGTCTCCGGCGCTGGGGGCGCGCGACATCACCGAGTCTCCGTCGACCAAACTGGCGGCCAAGATAGCCACCGGCGGACACACCGGCGACATCGACGTGGCGGAGATCCATGGGCCCTTTACCCACCAGCACCTGATCGTCGCGGAGGCCATCAGGATTCCGGGTAAGACGAAAGTGAATCCGTCCGGCGGCCCGTTGGCCGCCAACCCCATGTTCGCCGCCGGCCTTGAGCGTATCGGCTTTGCCGCACAACATACCTGGGACGGATCGGCGCGGCGCGTGCTGGCGCACGCCACCAGCGGACCGGCGCTGCAGCAAAACCTGGTCGCGGTCATGGAAGGACGGGGATAGTGGAGGGGCAGCGCTGATGGCCGGAAAGCTGGCCGCCGTACTCGGCACCGGGCAGACCAAGTATGTCGCCAAGCGCCAAGACGTTTCGATGAACGGTCTGGTGCGGGAGGCCATCGACCGAGCGCTGGCGGATTCCGGTTCCACCTTCGACGACATCGACGCCGTCGTGGTCGGCAAGGCGCCCGACTTCTTCGAAGGGGTGATGATGCCGGAGCTATTCATGGCCGACGCCATGGGCGCGACCGGCAAGCCGCTGATCCGGGTACACACCGCCGGTTCGGTTGGCGGATCCACCGGGGTAGTGGCTGCCAGCCTGGTGCAATCCGGCAAATACCGCCGGGTCCTGGCATTAGCCTGGGAAAAGCAGTCGGAATCCAATGCCATGTGGGCGTTGTCGATTCCTGTGCCGTTCACCAAACCGGTCGGTGCCGGTGCGGGGGGATACTTCGCCCCGCATGTCCGGGCCTATATCCGCCGCTCGGGCGCACCGGCACACATCGGTGCTATGGTTGCGGTCAAGGACCGGCTCAACGGCAGCCGCAACCCGTTGGCACATCTGCAGCAGCCCGACATCACCCTGGAGAAGGTGATGGCATCTCAGATGCTCTGGGATCCAATACGTTTCGATGAGACGTGCCCGTCGTCAGACGGTGCGTGCGCGGTTGTCGTCGGCGACGAGGAGATCGCCGACGCGCGACTGGCGCAAGGGCATCCGGTGGCCTGGATTCATGGCACCGCATTACGCACCGAGCCGCTGGCTTTCGCCGGGCGCGACCAGGTCAACCCGCAGGCCGGCCGCGACGCGGCGGCGGCGCTGTGGAAGGCCGCGGGCATCACCAGCCCCATCGACGAAATCGACGCCGCCGAAATTTACGTCCCGTTCTCCTGGTTCGAGCCGATGTGGTTGGAGAATCTGGGATTTGCCCGCGAGGGCGAGGGCTGGAAGCTCACCGAGGCCGGCGAGACTGCGATCGGCGGTCGACTACCGGTGAACCCTTCCGGCGGCGTGCTGTCCGCCAATCCGATCGGCGCATCGGGCCTGATCCGCTTCGCCGAGGCCGCGATCCAAGTCATGGGCAAGGCGGAGGCGCGTCAAGTTCCGGGTGCGCGAAAGGCCTTGGGGCACGCTTACGGTGGCGGCTCGCAGTACTTCTCTATGTGGGTGGTCGGCTGCGAGAAACCCAAACAGGCAGCCGCATAATCGCCCGGCGCGATCCGGGCGACGCCGCAGACCATCCGAGCATGGTGAAGTTCACACCCGATAGCCAGACGTCAGTTCTGCGCGCGGGCAAGTGCTCAGGTACTCTT
Above is a window of Mycobacterium tuberculosis H37Rv DNA encoding:
- a CDS encoding coenzyme F420-dependent oxidoreductase, encoding MEAGMKLGLQLGYWGAQPPQNHAELVAAAEDAGFDTVFTAEAWGSDAYTPLAWWGSSTQRVRLGTSVIQLSARTPTACAMAALTLDHLSGGRHILGLGVSGPQVVEGWYGQRFPKPLARTREYIDIVRQVWARESPVTSAGPHYRLPLTGEGTTGLGKALKPITHPLRADIPIMLGAEGPKNVALAAEICDGWLPIFYSPRMAGMYNEWLDEGFARPGARRSREDFEICATAQVVITDDRAAAFAGIKPFLALYMGGMGAEETNFHADVYRRMGYTQVVDEVTKLFRSGRKDEAAEIIPDELVDDAVIVGDIDHVRKQMAVWEAAGVTMMVVTAGSAEQVRDLAALV
- the ltp3 gene encoding lipid carrier protein (keto acyl-CoA thiolase Ltp3), which codes for MAGKLAAVLGTGQTKYVAKRQDVSMNGLVREAIDRALADSGSTFDDIDAVVVGKAPDFFEGVMMPELFMADAMGATGKPLIRVHTAGSVGGSTGVVAASLVQSGKYRRVLALAWEKQSESNAMWALSIPVPFTKPVGAGAGGYFAPHVRAYIRRSGAPAHIGAMVAVKDRLNGSRNPLAHLQQPDITLEKVMASQMLWDPIRFDETCPSSDGACAVVVGDEEIADARLAQGHPVAWIHGTALRTEPLAFAGRDQVNPQAGRDAAAALWKAAGITSPIDEIDAAEIYVPFSWFEPMWLENLGFAREGEGWKLTEAGETAIGGRLPVNPSGGVLSANPIGASGLIRFAEAAIQVMGKAEARQVPGARKALGHAYGGGSQYFSMWVVGCEKPKQAAA
- the ltp4 gene encoding lipid transfer protein (keto acyl-CoA thiolase Ltp4), translated to MSVRDIAVVGFAHAPHVRRTDGTTNGVEMLMPCFAQLYDELGITKADIGFWCSGSSDYLAGRAFSFISAIDSIGAVPPINESHVEMDAAWALYEAYIKLLTGEVDTALVYGFGKSSAGTLRRVLSRQTDPYTVAPLWPDSVSMAGLQARLGLDSGKWTHEQMARVAFDSFTNARRVDSVEPPITVGELLARPFFADPLRRHDIAPITDGAAAVVLAADNRARELRENPAWITGIEHRIESPALGARDITESPSTKLAAKIATGGHTGDIDVAEIHGPFTHQHLIVAEAIRIPGKTKVNPSGGPLAANPMFAAGLERIGFAAQHTWDGSARRVLAHATSGPALQQNLVAVMEGRG